Proteins encoded in a region of the Clostridium butyricum genome:
- a CDS encoding P-II family nitrogen regulator translates to MADSISKIEIITRKSNFDELKTALNEIGIMGMTVTQVLGCGTQKGDIQYYRGVPMELKLLPKIKIEIIVCEVPVQKVIDVATKILRTGEIGDGKIFVYDVKDVVKIRTGATGKEALINE, encoded by the coding sequence ATGGCAGATAGTATAAGTAAAATAGAAATAATTACAAGAAAGAGCAATTTTGATGAATTAAAGACAGCACTTAATGAAATAGGTATTATGGGAATGACTGTAACTCAAGTATTAGGATGTGGAACTCAAAAAGGTGATATACAATATTATAGAGGTGTTCCAATGGAATTAAAGTTATTACCTAAAATTAAAATTGAAATCATTGTCTGTGAAGTACCAGTTCAAAAGGTTATTGATGTTGCAACTAAAATATTAAGAACTGGAGAAATTGGAGACGGTAAGATATTTGTTTATGATGTTAAAGATGTAGTTAAAATAAGAACAGGAGCAACAGGTAAGGAAGCTTTAATTAATGAATAA
- a CDS encoding PilW family protein: MRKKTGFTLIEMIIVMGMTVLIMGIALSVFMTGNKVFSESDIKTTLQMEAKDIQENISEICMNSSKIILCEIDSDNVTEEPYNGEIMSNKFISISGDETRDKKWLQVSKLSLESLTKNSDVNSYNNITNLENVNISYDENTKILNIGSKKTVVDVKHFYVQPLNLNDNNNKISNSKGLKFNIILEKNKSGKTIEYTIDFTVTFRNI, from the coding sequence ATGAGAAAAAAAACAGGCTTTACTTTAATTGAAATGATCATTGTAATGGGGATGACAGTTTTAATAATGGGAATTGCATTATCTGTTTTTATGACGGGAAACAAGGTATTTTCTGAATCAGATATTAAAACCACTCTTCAAATGGAAGCTAAAGATATTCAAGAAAATATAAGTGAAATATGTATGAATTCAAGCAAGATAATATTATGTGAAATAGATAGTGATAATGTGACTGAAGAACCTTATAACGGAGAAATTATGTCAAATAAATTCATAAGCATTTCAGGTGACGAAACACGAGATAAGAAATGGCTTCAAGTATCAAAATTAAGTTTAGAATCGCTGACTAAAAATAGTGATGTTAATAGTTACAACAATATCACTAATTTAGAAAATGTTAATATATCATATGATGAGAATACAAAAATATTAAACATAGGCTCTAAAAAGACAGTTGTTGATGTTAAGCATTTCTATGTTCAACCATTAAATTTGAATGATAACAATAATAAAATTTCTAATTCGAAAGGATTGAAATTTAACATTATTTTAGAGAAAAATAAATCTGGAAAAACTATAGAATATACTATTGATTTTACTGTTACTTTTAGGAATATATGA
- a CDS encoding aspartate kinase, translating to MKTIVTKFGGSSLADANQFKKVKEIINADAGRRYVVPSAPGKRHSKDSKVTDLLYLCQSHISVGISLDDVFNLIKERYLGIINDLNLDFNINEYLEIIKKDLEAGASKDYAASRGEFLNGLILANYLGFEFVDAKDVIVFNADGSLDAIATDEALREKLSKVSNAVIPGFYGADKDGNIVTFSRGGSDVTGALVSASIAADLYENWTDVSGFLMADPRIIDNPKPISRITYSELRELSYMGASVLHEDAIFPVRKTGIPINIKNTNKPQDSGTFIVQNSDCSDNPTIITGIAGKKDFTVISITKASMNSELGFCRKLLSVLEQNNISFENMPSGIDTVCLVISDSQLKNKTQHVVEEIKRTCNPDTIEVHPGMAMIATVGRGMAKQRGTAAKIFAALSQADVNIRMIDQGSSEMNILVGIENDNFEKGIAAIYNAFN from the coding sequence ATGAAGACAATCGTAACAAAATTTGGTGGCAGCTCACTGGCTGACGCTAATCAATTCAAAAAGGTAAAAGAAATAATAAACGCTGATGCTGGAAGAAGATATGTGGTACCTTCAGCACCAGGAAAAAGACACTCTAAAGATTCAAAAGTAACTGACCTTTTATATCTTTGCCAATCACACATTTCTGTTGGAATATCTTTAGATGATGTTTTTAATTTAATAAAAGAAAGATATTTAGGAATTATCAATGATTTGAATCTAGATTTTAATATTAACGAATACTTAGAAATTATCAAAAAAGATCTTGAAGCTGGTGCATCTAAAGATTATGCAGCAAGTCGTGGAGAATTTTTGAACGGATTAATTTTAGCTAACTATTTAGGATTTGAGTTCGTTGATGCTAAGGATGTAATTGTATTTAATGCTGATGGTTCATTAGATGCAATTGCAACAGACGAAGCTTTAAGAGAAAAACTTTCAAAAGTTTCAAACGCTGTAATTCCTGGTTTCTATGGTGCAGATAAAGATGGTAACATCGTTACATTTTCAAGAGGTGGTTCAGATGTAACTGGTGCTTTAGTTTCTGCAAGTATAGCTGCAGATCTTTATGAAAACTGGACAGATGTTTCAGGATTTTTAATGGCAGATCCAAGAATTATAGATAATCCAAAGCCAATAAGTAGAATTACTTATTCGGAACTTAGAGAATTATCTTATATGGGAGCTTCAGTTTTACATGAAGATGCAATATTCCCTGTAAGAAAAACTGGTATTCCTATAAATATTAAAAATACAAACAAGCCTCAGGATTCTGGAACATTTATAGTACAAAATTCTGACTGCTCAGATAATCCAACTATAATAACTGGTATTGCTGGTAAAAAAGACTTTACTGTTATTTCAATAACAAAAGCATCTATGAACTCAGAATTAGGATTCTGTAGAAAGCTTTTATCAGTATTAGAACAAAATAATATCTCTTTTGAGAACATGCCATCAGGAATAGATACTGTTTGTCTTGTAATTTCTGATTCACAATTAAAGAATAAAACTCAGCATGTTGTTGAAGAAATTAAAAGAACTTGTAATCCTGATACAATTGAAGTACATCCAGGAATGGCAATGATTGCAACAGTTGGACGTGGTATGGCTAAACAAAGAGGAACTGCTGCAAAAATATTTGCTGCACTTTCACAAGCTGATGTTAATATACGAATGATTGACCAAGGTTCAAGTGAAATGAATATTTTAGTTGGAATAGAAAATGATAATTTCGAAAAAGGTATTGCTGCTATATACAATGCTTTTAACTAA
- a CDS encoding vWA domain-containing protein, translating to MFSKVKLKFSLFALSIFCMCILSNIFTDNEKVSAMSSIDGSNIKVSLSSNTDVTVKEGESTNIKYSVKPQEYTTGIDEAVFLVDVSNNMKDKDNGTRGRGQFAQNVPVNINDLVNNSEKNLGISMNIKGTVIGFADDAYSLINQNLDKDMNNVQMRQSNNIDGIANNIIGTINNMSSKERNINNALEKADLLFQDSNNNTEKNRNKAIIIISSGKINNINSSTMNKIKNSGYRIIILDVSSSDDNSTDSESESNLKSVISNLSGDENYLFKEIHPSDSTSLSKDDKEKIAMNKNIYFKIIPKYTDYADSSVWRPALQSAIYGSVGNNVSDNSYKVENAKLTFDLGGNFQIGDRALIEYNGQKKYVNINTVGNNKINIDVSEFITYIKDAYGFKPTYDNIVVSFDVTAIGAGGTFGKDSDGKDLSKFSYKESLGNAEINREFPLETPIVRIGTNDKPQISIKLDRLKVNNVETKNYSNLCSGDEIEFTYKISAEDLQIEDINEEVKKDIVLILDTSGSMNFNFYNDSIPYNERDKRIYSLKQSAKQFINKFNNKDNIRIGIIPYSYYSGYANNIKQLTEINDNNKKSYEKYIDNIKVEGATNQGDGIREAGKMLLNTDGNSKKYVILITDGEATAITIEKPNIIINDSAYYWANNVFSFRNGDLVSRQYWYGARYIDDYYNDIVYFNNGSSFYVNPIYDFNNVQNTRYVDFGDNRLNEIKIKKATDYATNIGRKLKQSIPELKVMTIGCALNESTVDLAKEVNNSMNGDYFSANDSNSMESIFDELADSILSDYDIKNVKLNFNIPEQFELSSNDSNIIDVGSSYEKSLPNIIYHLNYDKTKYSADPVYFTIKLKVKNNSNAGNVNFGNDSQVSYDSILNNRLSKELPIDKLRIINKRFPDIKVELQSPKDVNYDGNNIDIKYKINADSFSYEDIYGELNAKDIYWVIDSDAMKNFNIGNNIFNKIISDDKLKALKARYSFITYGDSNGDAEGIKYYNGTLDFRRTENEGVYGEYITNLINYASSQTSVMGKYSIVPALNKVRQINAEGRSDSNITELIDQNRKNTVDKYIVIVGKNSIDDSNQLGNIARQLKAEGYKIITLNLGDIPIRDNWKYQGGYTNSQEGLIDANNNLKDVHCKLSDIIMPGNETLDEKKDDNYFLKINYDKFNETKKNESQMNQFWNQQDNFSTNWLNNQISPEIANKFIGSITDEFKINNMKFSFDLQNKCILNGKSYTLNGINDIPNNDNNVIEFQIPGISYKFNSSTGEYENISFNKSNEPIMTLNIRPNYNIIEDFTFSNNEAFFRYNDIFYSKEESIKLETPNIRFNKNKERPDLF from the coding sequence ATGTTTTCAAAAGTAAAGTTAAAATTTAGTTTATTTGCTCTCTCTATTTTTTGTATGTGTATTTTAAGTAATATATTTACAGATAATGAGAAGGTGTCAGCAATGTCTAGTATAGATGGTAGTAATATTAAAGTAAGTCTTTCTAGCAATACAGATGTTACAGTAAAAGAAGGTGAATCTACAAATATAAAATATAGTGTAAAACCACAAGAATATACAACAGGTATAGATGAAGCTGTATTTTTAGTGGATGTCTCTAACAATATGAAAGACAAAGATAATGGGACTAGAGGAAGAGGGCAATTTGCACAAAATGTACCTGTAAATATTAATGACCTTGTTAATAATAGCGAAAAAAATCTAGGGATAAGTATGAACATTAAGGGAACTGTAATAGGGTTTGCTGATGATGCATATTCATTGATTAATCAGAATTTAGACAAAGATATGAATAATGTACAAATGAGGCAAAGTAATAATATAGATGGTATAGCAAATAATATTATTGGAACAATAAATAATATGTCTTCAAAAGAAAGAAATATTAATAATGCATTGGAAAAAGCTGATTTGCTATTTCAAGATTCAAATAATAATACGGAAAAAAACCGGAATAAGGCTATTATTATAATATCAAGTGGAAAAATAAATAACATAAATTCATCAACAATGAACAAAATAAAGAATAGTGGATATAGAATTATAATTCTAGATGTAAGTAGCAGTGATGACAATTCAACAGATTCGGAAAGTGAAAGTAATTTGAAATCTGTAATTAGTAATTTATCAGGAGATGAAAATTATTTATTTAAAGAAATTCATCCTAGTGATAGTACAAGTTTATCAAAAGATGATAAAGAAAAAATTGCTATGAACAAGAATATATATTTTAAAATTATTCCTAAGTATACTGACTATGCTGATTCATCAGTTTGGAGACCTGCATTGCAATCAGCTATTTATGGAAGTGTTGGGAATAATGTATCAGATAATTCTTACAAAGTAGAAAATGCTAAATTAACATTTGATTTGGGTGGAAATTTTCAAATAGGTGATAGAGCATTAATTGAATATAATGGACAAAAGAAATATGTCAATATTAATACAGTAGGAAATAATAAAATTAATATAGATGTATCAGAATTTATAACGTATATAAAAGATGCTTATGGATTTAAACCTACATATGATAATATTGTTGTTTCATTTGATGTTACAGCAATAGGTGCAGGTGGAACCTTTGGAAAAGATTCTGATGGAAAAGACTTAAGTAAATTTTCATATAAAGAAAGCTTGGGAAATGCAGAGATAAATAGGGAATTTCCCTTAGAAACACCAATAGTAAGAATTGGAACAAACGATAAGCCTCAAATAAGTATAAAATTAGATAGACTAAAAGTTAATAATGTTGAAACTAAAAATTATTCAAATTTATGTTCTGGTGATGAAATTGAATTTACCTATAAAATAAGCGCAGAAGATTTACAGATAGAAGATATAAATGAAGAAGTTAAAAAAGATATAGTATTAATTCTTGATACTTCAGGAAGTATGAATTTTAACTTTTATAATGATAGTATTCCATATAATGAAAGAGATAAAAGGATATATTCGTTAAAACAATCTGCAAAACAATTTATTAATAAATTCAATAATAAGGATAATATTAGAATTGGAATTATTCCATATTCATATTATTCTGGATATGCAAATAATATAAAGCAACTTACAGAAATAAATGATAATAATAAAAAGAGTTATGAGAAGTATATAGATAACATAAAAGTAGAAGGTGCGACAAATCAAGGAGATGGTATAAGAGAAGCTGGGAAAATGCTTCTTAATACAGATGGAAATTCAAAAAAATATGTCATACTAATTACTGATGGTGAAGCTACAGCAATTACAATAGAAAAACCTAACATTATTATTAATGATAGTGCTTATTATTGGGCTAATAATGTGTTTTCTTTTAGAAATGGTGACTTGGTGTCAAGGCAATATTGGTATGGTGCACGATATATTGATGATTATTATAATGATATTGTTTATTTTAATAATGGAAGTAGCTTCTATGTTAATCCAATATATGATTTTAATAACGTTCAAAATACAAGATACGTAGATTTTGGGGATAATAGATTGAATGAGATAAAAATTAAAAAGGCAACTGATTATGCAACAAATATAGGACGAAAACTTAAACAAAGTATTCCTGAATTAAAAGTAATGACTATAGGATGTGCATTAAATGAAAGTACCGTAGATTTAGCAAAAGAAGTAAACAATAGTATGAATGGAGATTATTTTAGTGCAAATGATTCAAATTCTATGGAAAGTATATTTGATGAACTAGCAGATTCTATATTATCTGATTATGACATAAAAAATGTTAAACTAAATTTTAATATACCAGAACAATTTGAATTATCTAGTAATGATTCAAATATTATTGATGTTGGTTCTAGCTATGAGAAATCATTACCCAATATAATTTACCATTTAAATTATGATAAAACAAAGTATAGTGCAGATCCTGTATATTTTACTATTAAGTTAAAAGTTAAAAATAATAGTAATGCAGGGAATGTTAACTTCGGAAATGATAGTCAGGTTTCTTATGATAGTATACTTAACAATAGATTAAGTAAAGAATTACCAATAGATAAACTTAGAATAATTAACAAAAGATTTCCAGATATAAAAGTGGAACTACAATCTCCTAAAGATGTAAATTATGATGGTAATAATATTGATATTAAATATAAAATAAATGCAGATTCGTTTTCTTATGAGGATATATATGGAGAACTTAATGCTAAAGATATATATTGGGTTATAGATTCTGATGCTATGAAAAATTTTAATATAGGTAATAATATTTTTAACAAAATAATAAGTGATGACAAATTAAAGGCATTAAAGGCAAGATATTCATTCATAACATATGGGGATAGTAATGGAGATGCTGAAGGTATTAAATATTATAATGGAACACTAGATTTTAGGCGGACAGAGAATGAAGGTGTATATGGAGAATATATTACTAATTTAATAAATTATGCTAGCAGTCAAACATCTGTCATGGGTAAGTATAGTATAGTGCCTGCTCTTAATAAAGTAAGACAGATTAATGCTGAGGGAAGATCAGATTCTAATATTACTGAATTAATAGATCAAAATAGAAAAAACACAGTAGACAAGTATATAGTAATAGTTGGTAAGAATAGTATAGACGATAGTAATCAATTAGGTAATATTGCAAGACAATTAAAAGCAGAGGGATATAAAATTATAACTTTGAACTTAGGAGATATACCTATACGAGATAATTGGAAATATCAAGGTGGATATACAAATAGTCAGGAAGGACTTATTGATGCTAATAATAATCTAAAAGATGTTCATTGCAAATTAAGTGATATAATAATGCCAGGCAATGAAACTTTAGACGAGAAAAAAGACGATAATTATTTTTTGAAGATTAATTATGACAAATTCAATGAAACTAAAAAAAATGAGAGTCAAATGAATCAATTTTGGAATCAACAGGATAATTTTTCTACTAATTGGTTAAACAATCAAATATCGCCGGAAATAGCAAACAAATTTATTGGCTCAATAACTGATGAGTTTAAAATAAATAATATGAAATTTTCATTTGATTTGCAAAATAAATGTATATTAAATGGTAAGTCATATACTTTGAATGGCATAAATGATATTCCTAATAATGATAACAATGTGATTGAATTCCAAATACCTGGAATTTCATATAAATTTAATTCTAGTACAGGTGAATATGAAAATATATCGTTCAATAAAAGTAATGAACCAATTATGACCTTAAATATAAGACCTAATTATAATATAATAGAAGATTTTACATTTAGTAATAATGAAGCATTTTTTAGATATAATGATATTTTTTATTCAAAAGAAGAATCTATAAAGCTAGAAACTCCAAATATAAGATTTAATAAAAATAAGGAACGTCCAGATTTGTTTTAG
- a CDS encoding ammonium transporter: protein MDTNMAIDTLWVLLGGILVFWMQAGFAMVETGFTRSKNAGNIIMKNLMDFALGSLIYWIIGFGLMFGKDAAGIIGIPGFFTDGTAENAATSVNNYAFLFFQTVFCATAATIVSGAMAERTKFISYCIYSAIISAVIYPIAGHWIWGGGWLAQLGFHDFAGSTAVHSIGGWCALVGATILGPRIGKYSKDGKSNAIPGHSLTLGALGVFILWMGWFGFNPGSSLGITGEGALELSSRVFITTNLAAAAAATVTMVLTWVKYGKPDVSMSLNGVLAGLVAITAGCDVVSPLGAAIIGVISAFAMVYGIEFVDKVLKVDDPVGAVGVHCINGVVGTILTGVFAMDGGLFYGGGFKFLGVQCLGVAAVAIWSVATATILFKGIKATIGLRVTREEEIRGLDIEEHGLESSYADFQSVDINM from the coding sequence ATGGATACAAATATGGCTATAGATACTCTTTGGGTATTACTTGGGGGGATTTTAGTATTTTGGATGCAAGCAGGTTTTGCAATGGTTGAAACGGGTTTTACTCGTTCAAAGAATGCTGGTAACATTATAATGAAAAACTTAATGGACTTTGCTTTAGGATCACTTATATATTGGATTATAGGTTTTGGTTTAATGTTTGGAAAAGATGCAGCAGGAATAATTGGTATTCCAGGATTTTTTACAGATGGAACTGCTGAAAATGCAGCTACTTCAGTTAATAATTATGCATTTTTATTTTTCCAGACAGTGTTCTGTGCAACAGCAGCAACAATAGTTTCTGGAGCTATGGCAGAAAGAACTAAATTTATTTCTTATTGTATATATAGTGCAATCATCAGTGCAGTTATATACCCAATTGCAGGTCACTGGATATGGGGTGGCGGCTGGTTAGCGCAGTTAGGATTCCATGATTTTGCAGGATCAACAGCAGTTCACTCTATTGGTGGATGGTGTGCATTAGTTGGAGCAACAATACTTGGACCTAGAATTGGTAAATATTCTAAAGATGGTAAATCAAATGCAATTCCAGGACACAGTTTAACACTTGGTGCACTTGGAGTATTCATCCTTTGGATGGGCTGGTTTGGGTTTAACCCAGGTTCAAGCCTTGGTATTACAGGTGAAGGTGCATTAGAATTAAGTTCTAGAGTATTTATTACAACAAACTTAGCAGCAGCAGCGGCAGCAACAGTAACAATGGTTCTTACATGGGTTAAATATGGAAAGCCAGATGTAAGTATGTCTTTAAATGGTGTTCTTGCAGGATTGGTTGCTATTACAGCAGGATGTGATGTTGTTTCACCTCTTGGAGCAGCAATTATAGGTGTTATTTCAGCATTTGCAATGGTATATGGAATTGAATTTGTTGATAAGGTATTAAAAGTTGATGATCCAGTCGGTGCAGTTGGTGTTCACTGTATTAACGGTGTTGTTGGAACAATTTTAACTGGTGTATTTGCTATGGATGGTGGATTATTCTATGGTGGAGGCTTCAAATTCCTTGGAGTTCAATGCTTAGGTGTTGCAGCAGTAGCAATTTGGTCTGTGGCTACAGCAACAATCTTATTTAAAGGAATTAAAGCAACAATTGGTTTAAGGGTAACAAGAGAAGAAGAAATTAGAGGTCTTGATATAGAAGAACATGGACTTGAAAGCAGTTATGCAGATTTCCAAAGTGTAGATATAAACATGTAA
- a CDS encoding transposase, whose product MSRTSRKWCPNSTMHITIRGNRKYTIFREDLDYVNYMNILRESLDKYSNEFEIISYVLMTNHIHLQIETKERHIGIFMQRLNGLYAKYFNNKYNYVGHLFQERYLSKIIDSSSYMIELSKYIHLNPVRAKIVENPADYLWSSYNVYMDKRKDNIIHREKILSFFENDNASEHYKKYVENLIEN is encoded by the coding sequence GTGAGTAGAACAAGTAGAAAATGGTGTCCGAATTCAACTATGCATATAACTATAAGAGGTAATAGAAAATACACTATTTTTAGAGAGGACTTAGACTATGTAAATTATATGAATATTCTTAGAGAGTCGCTAGATAAGTATTCAAATGAGTTTGAAATTATTAGCTATGTGTTAATGACAAATCATATACATTTACAGATTGAAACGAAGGAAAGGCATATTGGAATATTCATGCAGAGATTAAATGGATTGTACGCAAAATATTTTAATAATAAATATAATTATGTGGGACATCTTTTTCAAGAACGATATCTGTCTAAAATAATTGATAGTAGTTCCTATATGATTGAATTAAGTAAATACATTCACCTTAATCCAGTTAGAGCAAAAATTGTAGAAAATCCGGCAGATTATTTATGGAGTAGTTATAATGTTTATATGGATAAAAGAAAAGATAATATAATACATCGTGAAAAGATATTATCTTTTTTTGAAAATGACAATGCAAGTGAACATTATAAAAAATATGTGGAGAATTTAATAGAAAATTAA